A window of Polaromonas hydrogenivorans contains these coding sequences:
- a CDS encoding polysaccharide deacetylase family protein encodes MFATIRRSGSGMFRWLYGAILIFAMGAAQAQNLSKMALLLPDGLAVNDVQVTAWTDAAQEQGYQMSILRNADFLLLGAGARTQYSGIIVPDQIQVSMSDALVATIQSYVTQGGNIMLVYDAGALTATGFYAIPKSRFSDLVGVDYVLYDALRDRTVGLGPVIGLESTLRALHIPPGKSIPYTQTATTVTALADTPRAIQVADNGKKAPPATATADFLPASPANPGGLKGYDHAQYFKSEPGVTEGTRESAKKLKQKIIDNKGKKNEKAIQREAVPGVTPNKLSKEALRNLSTRGIGNPSLGAKRYLTQASPPATDPVHAISGYVYGALTYPSFVTQGTALGVTLMSSPQHGLVASTRTVGTGSVLFVNLPLTYLKLYEDSMPMHGFLHLFARGPAKQPRLTNVPDGIGGLVFNWHLDSKEAQAPIQTLKNMGVWNYKPFSIHITAGPDTIVPGDKLGFDLPNNATMKQHLKNFVATGHEVGSHGGWIHDYYGENANETNQAQFEPYLVLNRDAVQAAITVQGAIVKPATEYSAPQGNNPLWAVTWLQQNGVNSFYSLSHTGSAVTRSYRGGALPNPTMWAVPVTPFGVAATFEEFEELLFTEADINKWYKDLIDFSYTNETNRMIYAHPPGAVEFPNVMTTLLQYANTQQTAGKFRWYTMTRLRNFMVQRSNTTWQSAIAANGKMRVTASNTTTNLVNLTWAYPKTKYARPVAVSGTMTIVDQGSDWLVRITAGKNATFDAAPL; translated from the coding sequence ATGTTTGCCACCATCAGGAGATCCGGTTCGGGTATGTTTCGCTGGCTGTACGGCGCCATACTGATCTTTGCCATGGGCGCGGCCCAGGCGCAGAACTTGTCGAAAATGGCGCTGCTGCTGCCCGACGGGCTGGCCGTCAATGACGTGCAGGTCACCGCCTGGACCGATGCGGCGCAGGAGCAGGGCTACCAGATGTCGATTCTTCGCAATGCCGACTTCCTGCTGCTCGGGGCTGGCGCCCGAACGCAATACAGCGGCATCATTGTTCCCGACCAGATCCAGGTGTCGATGAGCGATGCGCTGGTCGCCACCATCCAGAGCTATGTCACGCAGGGCGGCAACATCATGCTGGTGTATGACGCCGGCGCGCTCACGGCCACCGGCTTTTACGCCATTCCCAAGTCGCGCTTCAGCGACCTGGTGGGCGTGGACTATGTGCTGTACGACGCGCTGCGCGACCGCACCGTGGGCCTGGGTCCGGTCATTGGCCTGGAGTCCACCCTGCGCGCGCTGCACATCCCTCCGGGAAAATCGATTCCCTATACCCAGACGGCAACCACGGTGACGGCGCTTGCGGACACGCCACGCGCCATACAGGTGGCCGACAACGGCAAAAAAGCCCCTCCAGCCACGGCAACCGCGGACTTTCTGCCCGCCAGCCCCGCCAACCCTGGCGGCCTGAAGGGCTATGACCATGCGCAGTACTTCAAGTCAGAGCCTGGCGTCACCGAGGGCACCAGGGAAAGCGCCAAGAAACTGAAGCAAAAAATCATTGATAACAAAGGTAAAAAGAACGAAAAAGCCATCCAGCGCGAAGCTGTGCCGGGTGTGACGCCCAACAAGCTCAGCAAGGAAGCGCTGAGAAACCTCAGCACCCGTGGGATCGGCAACCCTTCCCTGGGCGCCAAACGCTATTTAACGCAGGCGAGCCCCCCAGCGACCGATCCAGTCCACGCCATTTCCGGCTATGTCTATGGCGCCTTGACCTATCCCAGCTTTGTGACGCAGGGAACGGCGCTGGGTGTCACGCTGATGTCCTCGCCCCAGCACGGCCTGGTCGCCAGCACCCGTACCGTGGGCACCGGCAGCGTGCTGTTCGTGAATCTGCCGTTGACTTACCTCAAGCTGTACGAGGACTCCATGCCCATGCACGGCTTCCTGCACCTGTTCGCACGCGGACCGGCCAAGCAGCCGCGCCTGACCAACGTGCCTGACGGCATTGGCGGACTGGTATTCAACTGGCACCTGGACTCAAAGGAAGCCCAAGCGCCGATACAGACCCTCAAGAACATGGGGGTGTGGAACTACAAGCCGTTTTCCATCCACATCACGGCGGGACCGGACACCATTGTTCCGGGCGACAAGCTGGGCTTCGATTTGCCCAACAACGCCACGATGAAGCAGCATTTGAAGAACTTCGTCGCGACGGGCCATGAGGTGGGAAGCCACGGCGGCTGGATTCACGACTACTACGGCGAGAACGCCAATGAAACCAACCAGGCGCAGTTCGAGCCCTACCTGGTGCTCAACCGCGACGCCGTTCAAGCTGCCATTACCGTTCAAGGTGCCATTGTCAAACCCGCGACGGAATACTCCGCCCCGCAAGGCAACAATCCGCTGTGGGCAGTGACCTGGCTTCAGCAGAACGGCGTCAATTCCTTCTACTCGCTCAGCCATACCGGGTCAGCGGTCACCCGCAGCTATCGCGGCGGCGCACTGCCCAACCCGACGATGTGGGCCGTGCCGGTAACACCATTCGGGGTGGCTGCGACCTTCGAGGAGTTCGAGGAACTGCTGTTCACGGAGGCCGATATCAACAAGTGGTACAAGGATCTGATCGACTTTTCATACACCAATGAAACCAATCGCATGATTTATGCCCACCCGCCCGGTGCCGTCGAGTTTCCCAACGTGATGACCACCCTGCTGCAGTACGCCAACACGCAGCAGACGGCCGGCAAGTTCCGCTGGTACACCATGACCCGGCTGCGCAACTTCATGGTCCAGCGTTCCAACACGACATGGCAAAGCGCCATCGCCGCCAACGGCAAGATGCGCGTGACGGCCAGCAACACCACCACCAACCTGGTCAACCTGACCTGGGCTTATCCAAAAACCAAGTACGCGCGGCCGGTGGCCGTGTCGGGAACCATGACCATCGTTGACCAGGGCAGCGACTGGCTGGTGCGCATCACCGCAGGCAAGAACGCCACCTTCGATGCGGCGCCTTTGTAG
- a CDS encoding ABC transporter substrate-binding protein: MKKLLAGLIASATLFAGAPVQAVDGVTARQLLIGQSITLEGGKNDYGTAVLAGMQTYLSAVNARGGVNGRQVVLKTLDDDNKSAKAETNARQLVEKDKVFALFGSIEGGPSVAVMKAANELKVPFFGPMAGSPTLRRPYQPLVFPVRAEHREEFFALLSHAHSLGMRKVAFLRSDSETGEQHLANVRLICQRLGMTLVADLPFKSDITDAQLGSMVTQLEQAGAQMVFNHGGVGIYEKLIRKAKDKAMQTAFYAVNSASAQLVKRLGELSHGMVFTQVVPSPWERKSAITREYQTEFARFMPGQEFSYGSLEGYVTAKALVAALRLAGTSPSREGFVTALEGTTLDLNGLRASYDSSNHQGLAFVDISMVTRESKFRH; the protein is encoded by the coding sequence ATGAAAAAACTGCTTGCCGGCCTGATCGCGTCCGCCACACTGTTTGCCGGGGCTCCCGTCCAGGCTGTCGATGGCGTCACGGCCCGACAACTATTGATCGGCCAGAGCATCACCCTGGAGGGTGGAAAAAACGACTACGGCACGGCCGTGCTGGCGGGCATGCAAACCTACCTGAGCGCGGTCAATGCACGCGGCGGTGTCAATGGCCGCCAGGTGGTGCTGAAAACGCTGGACGATGACAACAAAAGCGCAAAGGCCGAAACCAACGCACGCCAGCTGGTCGAGAAAGACAAGGTTTTCGCGCTGTTCGGCTCCATCGAGGGTGGCCCGTCGGTGGCCGTGATGAAGGCGGCGAATGAACTCAAGGTGCCTTTTTTCGGCCCCATGGCGGGCTCGCCGACCCTGCGCCGGCCCTATCAGCCGCTGGTGTTTCCGGTTCGCGCAGAGCACCGCGAGGAGTTTTTTGCACTGCTTTCACACGCCCATTCGCTGGGCATGCGCAAGGTCGCCTTTCTTCGGTCCGACTCCGAAACCGGCGAGCAGCACCTTGCCAATGTCAGGCTGATTTGCCAGCGGCTGGGCATGACCCTGGTGGCCGACCTGCCATTCAAATCCGACATCACGGACGCCCAGTTGGGATCTATGGTCACGCAACTGGAGCAGGCCGGTGCGCAAATGGTGTTTAACCACGGCGGCGTGGGCATCTACGAGAAACTCATTCGCAAGGCCAAGGACAAGGCGATGCAGACCGCCTTCTACGCGGTGAATTCCGCCTCGGCGCAACTGGTCAAGCGTCTGGGCGAACTGTCGCACGGCATGGTTTTCACGCAGGTCGTGCCCAGCCCCTGGGAGCGCAAATCCGCGATCACGCGCGAGTACCAGACCGAGTTTGCGCGATTCATGCCGGGCCAGGAGTTTTCCTACGGCAGCCTTGAGGGATACGTGACGGCCAAGGCACTCGTTGCCGCGCTGCGGCTGGCCGGCACCAGCCCCTCGCGCGAAGGCTTTGTGACGGCGCTCGAAGGCACTACGCTCGACCTCAACGGCCTGCGCGCCAGCTATGACAGCAGCAATCATCAGGGGCTGGCGTTTGTCGATATTTCCATGGTCACGCGCGAGTCGAAATTCCGCCACTGA
- a CDS encoding ChaN family lipoprotein, translated as MTAAAASLLLAAGCAGRPEMPILEQTGSRSALETAARLGKLLPADVLLVGEQHDAAEHHRIEQHIVSSLATQGLLAAVALEMAEVGVSTAKLKPSSTEEQARKALKWDDKAWPWQDYGPAVMTAVRAGVPVLGANLPTDQMQASVNDSKLDHQLPGPALKAQQQAIRIGHCNLLPESQITPMTRVQIARDITMADTIHQLVFPGKTVLLLAGNGHADRRLGVPQHLRADLKAKSIHLRAGQGQGQGTDTADAFDSVWTTPALPDTDHCAKLQAQLPAATR; from the coding sequence ATGACGGCTGCCGCCGCGTCGCTGCTGCTTGCGGCCGGCTGCGCCGGCCGGCCTGAAATGCCCATCCTTGAGCAAACCGGCAGCCGCAGCGCGCTGGAAACCGCCGCCCGGCTCGGCAAGCTGCTGCCCGCCGACGTGCTGCTGGTCGGCGAGCAGCACGATGCGGCGGAACATCACCGTATCGAGCAGCACATCGTCTCCAGCCTGGCCACCCAGGGCCTGCTGGCGGCGGTGGCGCTGGAAATGGCCGAAGTCGGCGTCAGCACCGCCAAACTCAAGCCCAGCTCAACCGAAGAGCAGGCGCGAAAAGCCCTGAAGTGGGACGACAAGGCCTGGCCCTGGCAGGATTACGGACCCGCCGTGATGACCGCCGTGCGCGCAGGCGTACCGGTGCTGGGCGCCAACCTGCCGACGGACCAGATGCAGGCCAGCGTGAATGACAGCAAGCTCGATCATCAATTGCCCGGCCCGGCCCTCAAGGCCCAGCAGCAGGCGATCCGCATCGGCCACTGCAACCTGCTGCCCGAAAGCCAGATCACGCCGATGACGCGCGTCCAGATTGCCCGGGACATCACCATGGCCGACACGATTCACCAGCTGGTGTTTCCGGGCAAGACGGTGCTGCTGCTGGCAGGCAACGGCCACGCCGACCGCCGCCTGGGCGTGCCGCAGCACCTGCGCGCCGACCTGAAGGCCAAATCCATCCACCTGCGCGCCGGCCAGGGCCAGGGCCAGGGCACGGACACGGCGGACGCCTTTGACAGCGTCTGGACCACGCCGGCCTTGCCCGACACCGATCACTGCGCAAAGCTGCAGGCACAGCTTCCCGCAGCCACCCGATAA
- a CDS encoding fumarylacetoacetate hydrolase family protein yields the protein MKLATYKDASRDGQLVVVSRDLSSAHYATGIANTLRQVLDDWRFMAPQLRDLSDLLNSAKARHAFPFEPTRCMAPLPRACQWITGSAFISHVERLHKATDAKLPKSRYTEPLMRQGGGDGFIGPCDNIVIASDASGIDFEAQVAVITGDVAMGASPEEALDGIRLLMLANDVSLRKLMADEQAGGLGYLQGKPMTAFSPVAVTPDEVGDAWRQGRLNLTLQATWNGRKVGLCDAGAGMTFHFGQLVSHMCKTRPASAGSIVGSGPVSSADWSQGYACIAEKRAVESVDNGKASTRFMKFGDTLRIEVKGKNGQSVFGAIEQEITPAA from the coding sequence ATGAAACTTGCCACTTACAAGGACGCCTCGCGCGACGGCCAACTGGTCGTGGTGTCGCGCGATCTTTCAAGCGCCCATTATGCGACCGGCATTGCCAACACCCTGCGGCAGGTGCTGGACGACTGGCGCTTCATGGCGCCGCAGCTGCGCGACCTGTCCGACCTGCTCAACAGCGCAAAAGCGCGCCACGCCTTTCCGTTTGAGCCTACGCGCTGCATGGCGCCGCTGCCGCGCGCCTGCCAGTGGATCACGGGCTCGGCCTTCATCAGCCATGTGGAGCGCCTGCACAAGGCGACGGATGCGAAGCTGCCCAAAAGCCGCTACACCGAGCCGCTGATGCGCCAGGGCGGCGGTGATGGCTTCATCGGTCCGTGCGACAACATCGTCATTGCCAGCGACGCATCGGGCATCGACTTCGAGGCGCAGGTGGCCGTCATCACCGGCGACGTGGCCATGGGCGCCAGCCCCGAGGAAGCGCTGGACGGCATCCGCCTGCTGATGCTGGCCAACGACGTTTCCCTGCGCAAGCTGATGGCCGATGAGCAGGCCGGGGGCCTGGGTTATTTGCAGGGCAAGCCCATGACCGCCTTCAGCCCGGTGGCCGTCACGCCCGACGAGGTCGGCGACGCCTGGCGCCAGGGCCGGCTGAACCTGACGCTGCAAGCCACCTGGAACGGCCGCAAGGTCGGCCTGTGCGACGCCGGCGCCGGCATGACGTTTCATTTTGGCCAGCTGGTCTCGCATATGTGCAAGACCCGCCCGGCGAGCGCCGGCAGCATCGTCGGCTCCGGCCCGGTCAGCAGCGCCGACTGGAGCCAGGGCTACGCTTGCATCGCTGAAAAACGCGCGGTTGAAAGCGTTGACAACGGCAAGGCCTCCACCCGCTTCATGAAGTTCGGCGACACCCTGCGCATCGAGGTCAAGGGCAAAAACGGGCAGTCGGTGTTCGGGGCGATTGAGCAGGAAATCACGCCGGCGGCATGA
- the purU gene encoding formyltetrahydrofolate deformylase, whose product MNHAYILTLSCPDRRGIVHAVSGFLFEHGGNIEEAAQYNDPDTGLFFMRVRFACDELAPEALSSQLKTFAEPFEMNWKLHDTTQPMRTVILVSKEGHCLNDLLFRWKSGLLPLDVRAIISNHRDFYQLAASYNIPFHHLPVTAATKAQVEAKQLEIIEAEGAELVVLARYMQILSNELCKKLAGRAINIHHSFLPSFKGAKPYYQAHDRGVKLIGATAHYVTADLDEGPIIEQDVARADHSKTVEDLTAMGRDTESQVLARAVKWHSEHRVVLNGHKTVIFK is encoded by the coding sequence ATGAATCACGCCTACATCCTGACCCTGTCATGCCCTGACCGCCGGGGCATTGTTCATGCCGTTTCGGGCTTTTTGTTCGAGCATGGCGGCAACATTGAAGAAGCGGCGCAGTACAACGACCCGGACACGGGCCTGTTTTTCATGCGCGTGCGGTTTGCCTGCGACGAGCTGGCGCCCGAAGCGCTGTCAAGCCAGCTGAAGACCTTCGCCGAGCCTTTCGAGATGAACTGGAAACTGCACGACACCACGCAGCCCATGCGCACCGTCATCCTGGTCAGCAAGGAAGGCCACTGCCTGAACGACCTGCTGTTTCGCTGGAAGTCGGGCCTGCTGCCGCTCGATGTGCGCGCCATCATCTCCAACCACCGCGACTTCTACCAGCTGGCGGCCAGCTACAACATCCCCTTCCATCACCTGCCCGTCACCGCCGCCACCAAGGCGCAGGTCGAGGCCAAGCAGCTGGAAATCATCGAAGCCGAAGGCGCCGAGCTGGTGGTGCTGGCGCGCTACATGCAGATCTTGTCGAACGAGCTGTGCAAAAAACTCGCCGGCCGCGCCATCAACATCCACCACTCCTTCCTGCCCAGTTTTAAGGGGGCAAAACCCTATTACCAGGCGCACGACCGGGGCGTAAAACTGATTGGCGCCACCGCGCATTACGTCACCGCCGACCTGGACGAAGGCCCGATCATCGAGCAGGACGTGGCGCGCGCCGACCACAGCAAGACCGTCGAAGACCTGACCGCGATGGGCCGCGATACCGAGAGCCAGGTGCTGGCCCGCGCCGTAAAGTGGCACAGCGAGCACCGGGTGGTGCTCAATGGCCACAAAACCGTGATTTTCAAATAG
- a CDS encoding BTH_I0359 family protein, whose product MQLLYDSDSFVVVQIHANAPEACAPQPAVPQLARHGFEIVDKRSGKEVYLDGSWAEMFQQRLSAWARDTPTQEEVEDTLEGYSGLAMTPVFLH is encoded by the coding sequence ATGCAATTGCTTTACGACTCGGACTCTTTCGTGGTGGTGCAGATTCACGCCAACGCGCCTGAAGCCTGCGCGCCCCAGCCGGCCGTTCCCCAGCTGGCCCGCCACGGCTTTGAAATCGTGGACAAGCGCTCGGGCAAGGAGGTGTATCTCGATGGCTCGTGGGCGGAAATGTTCCAGCAGCGCCTGAGCGCCTGGGCCAGGGACACGCCGACCCAGGAAGAGGTGGAAGACACGCTCGAAGGCTACAGCGGGCTGGCCATGACGCCGGTTTTCTTGCATTAA
- a CDS encoding FIST signal transduction protein, with protein sequence MKLFPYGHATHPQWQMAAGLVLAQLRGYLALPEYASAPTLALLYITDHYVPQAQEILDHLSAELPFITDWSGAVGVGIASNNVEYFDEPALAVMLCELPHDHYRVFSGVSPLPPARSGLFTAHTALVHADAATPDVAELIAEMAARTESGYVFGGLASSRSAVVQFALSGHGNLKGQGAACGVFSGGLSGVAFARDASGGMGLMSRVTQGCKPVSSTYTITACDANVVIELDGQPALEVMLADLGVSLEQPREALARVRNTLVGLSRDADFPNDAVRQRSGQFGADVLVRHLIGLDPGRKGIAIADAASVGMKLAFCERNAQAARADLVRICAEIREELEPEEQTLEVASALNLPEAQSAPHPARRIAGAIYVSCAGRGGPHFGAPSAELQIVRHALGDVPLVGFFAGGEIARNHLYGYTGVLTVFTSAD encoded by the coding sequence ATGAAACTCTTCCCCTACGGCCACGCCACCCATCCGCAATGGCAGATGGCCGCTGGCTTGGTGCTGGCGCAACTGCGCGGCTACCTGGCCCTGCCAGAATACGCCAGCGCGCCGACGCTGGCGCTGCTCTACATCACCGACCACTATGTGCCCCAGGCGCAGGAAATCCTGGACCACCTGAGCGCCGAACTGCCCTTCATCACCGACTGGAGCGGCGCGGTGGGCGTCGGCATTGCCTCCAACAACGTCGAGTATTTCGACGAACCGGCGCTGGCCGTGATGCTGTGCGAACTCCCGCACGACCATTACCGCGTGTTTTCCGGCGTGTCGCCGCTGCCGCCGGCCCGCAGCGGCCTGTTCACCGCGCACACCGCGCTGGTGCATGCCGACGCGGCCACGCCCGATGTGGCCGAGTTGATTGCCGAGATGGCCGCGCGCACCGAAAGCGGCTATGTTTTTGGCGGCCTGGCGTCCAGCCGCAGCGCGGTGGTGCAGTTTGCGCTCAGCGGCCACGGCAACCTGAAGGGGCAGGGCGCGGCCTGCGGGGTGTTCAGCGGCGGCCTGAGCGGCGTGGCGTTTGCGCGCGATGCCTCGGGCGGCATGGGCCTGATGTCGCGTGTCACGCAAGGCTGCAAGCCGGTGTCAAGCACCTACACCATCACCGCCTGCGACGCCAACGTGGTCATCGAACTCGACGGCCAGCCGGCGCTGGAAGTGATGCTGGCCGACCTGGGCGTTTCGCTTGAGCAGCCGCGCGAGGCGCTGGCCAGGGTGCGCAACACGCTGGTCGGCCTGAGCCGCGATGCGGATTTCCCCAACGATGCGGTCCGCCAGCGCTCGGGCCAGTTTGGCGCCGACGTGCTGGTGCGACACCTGATCGGGCTGGACCCGGGGCGAAAGGGCATTGCCATTGCCGACGCGGCCAGCGTCGGCATGAAGCTGGCCTTTTGCGAACGCAATGCCCAGGCCGCGCGCGCTGACCTGGTGCGCATCTGCGCCGAAATCCGCGAGGAACTGGAGCCCGAGGAGCAGACGCTGGAAGTGGCCAGCGCCCTGAACCTGCCCGAGGCGCAATCCGCGCCGCACCCCGCCCGGCGCATTGCCGGCGCCATTTACGTCAGCTGCGCGGGACGCGGCGGGCCGCACTTCGGCGCGCCCAGCGCCGAGCTGCAGATCGTGCGGCACGCCCTGGGCGATGTGCCGCTGGTCGGTTTTTTTGCCGGCGGCGAGATCGCCCGCAACCACCTGTATGGCTACACCGGCGTGCTGACGGTGTTCACCTCGGCCGACTGA
- a CDS encoding DUF3108 domain-containing protein: protein MLKFSPPMTGQIVPWRTLGLLAVLVLLAHALLLQTRPARLGPAPEPVQKRVPALITRSIPPAPPAVAKPAVQPPPKPAVKPVKKPVFKQNKPFAHDQQAQAAINSIADTAQEPGSAEVPPAPQAPDSLAPWPSAPATETAPAPPAASDTATAATPPASAAAAPSPPQPKQTPVTAMALPASAQLEYKMTGSAKGLTYHAKGELSWQNSGSSYHASMTAKALFLGSRTLTSTGQLSAQGLAPSRFSDKSRSEVAAHFEPGKGQISFSANTPSVPWTQGAQDRVSVFLQLGGMLAGNPAGFPVGSTLSTLTVGPRDADHWTFLVEKEELLSLPFGDLVTLKLSRQPRRDYDQKVEVWYAPALGYLPVRNKITQANGDFVDQQLSDLSHP, encoded by the coding sequence ATGCTGAAATTCAGCCCCCCGATGACAGGCCAGATTGTGCCGTGGCGCACCCTGGGCCTGCTGGCGGTGCTGGTGCTGCTGGCGCATGCGCTGCTGCTGCAAACCCGGCCGGCCCGCCTTGGCCCGGCGCCGGAGCCCGTTCAGAAGCGCGTCCCGGCATTGATCACCCGCAGCATTCCCCCCGCGCCGCCGGCTGTGGCAAAGCCAGCCGTTCAACCCCCGCCCAAACCGGCCGTCAAGCCTGTCAAGAAGCCTGTTTTTAAGCAAAATAAGCCTTTTGCGCACGACCAGCAAGCGCAAGCAGCTATAAATTCAATAGCAGATACCGCCCAGGAACCTGGCAGCGCCGAGGTGCCGCCTGCCCCGCAAGCGCCGGACAGCCTGGCGCCATGGCCTTCGGCGCCAGCGACCGAAACCGCACCCGCACCTCCCGCCGCCAGCGACACCGCGACCGCCGCGACACCGCCAGCCAGCGCCGCAGCAGCGCCCTCGCCACCGCAGCCAAAGCAGACGCCGGTCACCGCCATGGCGCTTCCCGCCAGCGCCCAGCTTGAATACAAGATGACCGGCAGCGCCAAGGGTCTGACCTACCACGCCAAGGGCGAACTTTCCTGGCAAAACAGCGGCAGCAGCTACCATGCCAGCATGACCGCCAAAGCGCTGTTTCTCGGCTCGCGCACCTTGACCAGCACCGGCCAGCTCAGCGCCCAGGGCCTGGCGCCCAGCCGCTTTTCCGACAAGTCGCGCAGCGAGGTGGCGGCCCATTTCGAGCCCGGCAAGGGCCAGATCAGCTTCAGCGCCAACACGCCTTCCGTGCCGTGGACGCAGGGCGCGCAAGACCGGGTGAGCGTGTTTTTACAGCTCGGCGGCATGCTGGCGGGCAACCCGGCCGGCTTTCCAGTGGGCTCGACCCTTTCAACGCTCACGGTCGGGCCGCGCGATGCCGACCACTGGACCTTCCTGGTCGAAAAGGAAGAGCTGCTCAGCCTGCCCTTCGGCGACCTGGTAACGCTCAAGCTGTCGCGCCAGCCTAGGCGCGACTACGACCAGAAGGTTGAAGTCTGGTATGCCCCGGCGCTGGGCTACCTGCCGGTGCGCAACAAGATCACCCAGGCCAACGGCGACTTCGTGGACCAGCAACTGAGCGACCTGAGCCATCCCTGA
- a CDS encoding PhaM family polyhydroxyalkanoate granule multifunctional regulatory protein — translation MSHATTPSFPDFGKLVPGFDFLQNLTKQAAGSATQALPQLPNLGNWIAPTINLEELDKRVQELKAVQFWLDQNAAALKATIQALEVQRMTLATLKGMNFNMGEVANAFKLKVTESMMGGTPKAPEKAKGFAGLEIPPSAFQTSRAQAEAQPEPAAKPAAPKADSGEAPAAAGVADPMQWWGALTQQFQTIAAEALKEVAKTTALDTTKNIATGMAKDAVKTATDMATGLAKGMAQTASKTMTSSWPKPAAAKDAAPAPKKAAARTGAAKTAAAKPAAKAAVKAKPQAPARKAAGTTARKTTR, via the coding sequence ATGAGCCATGCAACTACCCCGTCCTTTCCCGATTTCGGCAAATTGGTGCCCGGTTTTGATTTTCTGCAAAACCTGACCAAACAGGCGGCCGGCAGTGCCACGCAAGCCCTGCCGCAACTGCCCAACCTCGGCAACTGGATTGCGCCCACGATCAATCTGGAGGAGCTGGACAAGCGGGTGCAGGAACTCAAGGCGGTGCAGTTCTGGCTCGACCAGAATGCGGCAGCGCTCAAGGCCACCATCCAGGCGCTGGAGGTGCAGAGAATGACGCTGGCCACCCTCAAGGGCATGAACTTCAACATGGGCGAAGTCGCCAACGCCTTCAAGCTCAAGGTCACCGAAAGCATGATGGGCGGCACACCGAAAGCGCCCGAGAAGGCCAAGGGCTTTGCCGGACTCGAAATTCCTCCGTCGGCTTTTCAGACCAGCAGGGCGCAAGCCGAGGCCCAGCCCGAACCCGCTGCAAAACCCGCAGCACCCAAGGCTGACTCCGGTGAAGCGCCGGCCGCTGCCGGCGTGGCGGACCCGATGCAGTGGTGGGGCGCGCTGACCCAGCAGTTCCAGACCATTGCCGCCGAAGCGCTGAAGGAAGTCGCCAAGACCACAGCCCTGGATACGACCAAGAACATCGCCACCGGAATGGCCAAGGACGCGGTCAAGACCGCCACCGACATGGCCACCGGGCTGGCCAAGGGCATGGCGCAAACCGCGAGCAAAACCATGACCAGCAGCTGGCCCAAGCCCGCAGCCGCGAAAGACGCAGCGCCAGCACCCAAAAAAGCAGCCGCCAGGACTGGCGCCGCCAAAACGGCAGCCGCCAAGCCGGCGGCCAAGGCTGCGGTCAAGGCCAAACCCCAGGCCCCGGCACGCAAGGCGGCAGGCACCACCGCGCGCAAGACCACGCGCTGA
- a CDS encoding LysR substrate-binding domain-containing protein — protein MGAAKRIPPIQCLLTFEALARLRSVTLSAEELCVTPSAVSHRVKQLEQIIGTKLFGRADFSLTTEGSEYLAHVREGLATLQKFPGMAGQSATPGKRKLRLAVTPTFARSMLIPRLRQFTDAYPEIDLTLQVSIPLLDVVAEDSDLIVRFGTGRYADLEHVCLMNDEVTPLASPSFIREHGPFEAAEDLLGENLLRSPLEPWRIWFAANNLDWPEPVEGSQFNDIGLMCDCAAAGMGIALVRLKLGAPWLENGSLVRLGTSDMFTRKVPSPHAHYLCWRTGTMDRWECAAFADWLRKSLV, from the coding sequence ATCGGCGCGGCCAAGCGCATCCCGCCCATCCAGTGCCTGCTGACCTTCGAGGCGCTGGCGCGACTGCGCAGCGTGACCCTGTCGGCCGAAGAACTCTGCGTCACGCCCAGCGCCGTCAGCCACCGGGTCAAGCAGCTGGAGCAGATCATCGGCACCAAGCTGTTCGGCCGGGCCGATTTTTCATTGACCACCGAAGGCAGCGAATACCTGGCGCATGTGCGCGAAGGGCTGGCCACGCTGCAGAAGTTTCCGGGCATGGCCGGCCAGAGCGCCACGCCCGGCAAGCGCAAGCTGCGCCTGGCCGTCACGCCGACCTTTGCGCGCTCGATGCTGATTCCGCGCCTGCGCCAGTTCACCGACGCCTATCCCGAGATCGACCTGACGCTGCAGGTGTCGATTCCGCTGCTCGACGTGGTGGCCGAGGACTCCGACCTGATCGTGCGTTTTGGCACCGGGCGCTATGCCGACCTGGAGCATGTCTGCCTGATGAACGACGAAGTCACGCCGCTGGCCTCGCCCTCTTTCATCCGTGAACACGGCCCTTTCGAAGCGGCGGAAGACCTGCTGGGCGAAAACCTGCTGCGCTCCCCGCTGGAGCCCTGGCGCATCTGGTTTGCCGCCAACAACCTGGACTGGCCCGAGCCGGTCGAAGGCTCGCAGTTCAACGACATCGGCCTGATGTGCGACTGCGCCGCCGCCGGCATGGGCATTGCCCTGGTGCGCCTCAAGCTGGGCGCGCCGTGGCTGGAAAACGGCTCGCTGGTGCGGCTGGGCACCAGCGACATGTTCACCCGCAAGGTGCCCAGCCCGCATGCGCATTACCTGTGCTGGCGCACCGGCACCATGGATCGCTGGGAATGCGCCGCGTTTGCGGACTGGCTGCGCAAGAGCCTGGTGTAG